From bacterium:
TGGATGAGAAAAAAGATATCTGAACTAATAGACAAAAATAACCAGCAGTATGCTGATTATTTTCGTATCGGAATAGAAAAAGGCAGAATGTTTTCATCAAGGCAGGTCAGGCAGAGGACAAAAGAGATTGAAGCGAAGTATGGCTTTAATGAAAGTTTGTCGAACAAGATTGCACAAACGAGCCTCCCTGTAGATTTTCTTTTAAATGAATCTTTAAAACAAGAAGATATTGAAGAGCTTCTAAATTTTTGGGATATGGGTTCCGCTTTTCATGATATCAAGATTGCTACTAAACATGCAGTGCATGTTGTTAAATCAGTACGTGCACTTGCAGAGAAGAAGGGTTCCAGAAGAAGTGATGTTGATATTAATGAATCAATTAGACAAGCGCTTTCTTTATTAAGCAGCCCATTGCGTAAAGTGGAAGTTAAATTGGACTTTAAGTATGTCCCAAAGGTTCATGCAAATAAGGGGGAACTTGTTCAGGTATGGTTAAATATTATTAAGAATGGAATGGAAAGTTTAACTCAGGAAAAGGTAAAAAACGGCAGATTGTCTATATCCACTTATTTGCAAAATAATAAAATTGTTGTTACTATTGAAGATAACGGCCCTGGAATACCAAATGATCTACTGCCGAAGATATGGCAGCCTGATGTAACAACAAAGGAGAAAGGTATTGCGTTCGGACTTGGCCTCGGCCTGACAATAGTTGAAAGAATTGTAAAGAGTTATAACGGTGATATAGGTGTAAAGAGCAGGCCGGGGAAAACTGTTTTTACAATCAGCATGCCGATATTGTAAGGCGATACCCATTTTTGAGCAGGAGAATTTCTTTTGTTTTGGTGTTATGATGGCTCAGTAATATCAATTATTTTTTAATTTTTTTCATAAGTACAATACCCGTTTCGGTGTTGAATTTTATTTTCCGACCTTGATTACCACCAACATCAGAAGCAATTATAGGAATATTTAGTTCTTTCAACATACTGAATGCAATTTCACAATTTCTCTCTCCAATTTGAAATAAATTTTGGGTGTTGCCAATTACAGAAGCACCTCCAAATATTTTAGCTTGAAGATCAGACTGTCTTGATCCCATTTTTAACATTTTTTCAAAAAGTTTTTGAATAGCAATATTTCCAAACTTTGGTGATGCAAGCCCTGTACCATTCCACAAATCAAGCTGATAATGGTTAATACCACCCATTCGGTTTACTGGGTCGTAGAGGCACACAGCCACACAGGATCCCAATACAGTTGATACAATATAAGGATGTGGATCAGCAAAAATTGCCCCCCCATAAAGATAATGTTCTTTAATTAAAGGCATTTTGTTTTTTAAAATAATTCTTCATTAGCATCCAGGGAAAAACCCTCATCGCTATCTAAAGCTTGAGCTTCTGGAATGGAAACAAGGAAATGACATCCTTTATTTTTTTCACTTTCCAGAGTTAAAGTGCCTTCTAAAAAATCAATTGTATTTTTTACAACTGACAACCCCAAGCCGTGCCCTTTGTGTGCTTTGGTTATTCCCTGATCGAGCTGCACAAAGCGGTCAAAAATCTTTTCATGGTCTGCTTTGTTAATACCTATTCCGTAATCCTTAACAGAAATAGTAAGATTGTTGTTCTGCAGCCAGACCTTGATGTCTATTTTATCACTTGTTTGTCCATACTCAATGGCATTGCTTAAAAGATTTGAAAATATCAAATGTATTTTTTCAGAATCTGTTGTAAATAAAAATGGCTGCCCTTGTTGCTCAGGTAAATTAATATCACACTTTATTTCCACTTGCTTTTTTAAAGCAATATGTTTAAAACTTTGAACAGTTCTTAAAATCAGCTCTGTAATATTTACTTTGGAAATGTGAAGATAGGCCTCTCCAGCCTCTATCTCCGCAGCAGCAAATATTGTTCTTAATTGAAAATCCAGGTCAAATGCTTCAGCATAGATCATCCTGCTCATCTCACTTACAGTTTTAGTATCAATTTCATTGTTTCCCATGAGATATTGGGCCATACCCAGAATTGCAGTAAGAGGATTATTAATTTCATTTCTTATATTGGAAAGAAAATTACCCTTTAATGCTTCTGAATCGGCCAATTTTTGGTTCATAATCAGGAGTTTTTCTTTTACTTCATTCAGTTTAGCAATTGTTCTGTTGTTTTCCTCAAATCTCCGGTTTAACTCCTGAAGTAAGTCATTATCACTAATATGTTGCATTTTAAACCTCCGAAAGCCTTAACTTTTGGCTCTTTTGATAACATGGGATGCAATTGACTCAAGAGACACAATTTTATCAACACCACCTGCTGCTATTGCCTCTTTTGGCATACCAAAAACAATGCATGATTGTTCATTTTGAGCAAAATTATATGCACCTGCCTCTTTCATCTCCAGCATGCCTTTAGCACCATCATCACCCATACCTGTCATAATTACACCAATTACATTCTTTCCGCCATATCTGGCTGCTGACCTGAAAAGCACATCAACTGAGGGGCGGTGTCGGTTCACTAGCGGTCCGTCTTTAACTTCAACATAGTAACGAGCACCACTCCTTTTTAACAGCATATGTTTATTCCCAGGCGCAATCAAGGCGTGTCCGCGCAGGACACTGTTGCCGTTTTCAGCTTCTTTAACAGTGATGGCACAAAGGCTGTCCAGCCTTTCAGCAAAAGATTTAGTGAATTTTTCAGGCATATGCTGAACTATAACTATACCTGGCGAATCCATTGGCATTGCTTGTAGAAAGACACGTAATGCTTCTGTTCCACCTGTTGACGCACCAACAACAATCACCTTTTCAGTTGTCTTGGCCATTGCATGTCCTGTTATCGCTGGTATTACAGCATCAGCCGAGAGTTTAGGCACTATTTTTTGTACTTTTACAAGTTTTTTCAAATTCACATGGGAAGCTGCCTTTATTGTATCGCAAATGTGTATTTTCGATTCTTCAAAAAACCCTTTAATACCAATTTGGGGTTTAGTAATAATATCTACAGCTCCATACCTCATGGCCTGAAGTGCAGTATCTGTACCATCACCAGTCAGACTGGAAACCATAACGACTGGTATTGGATGTTGTGACATAATTTTCTTTAGAAAAGTAATGCCGTCCATCTTGGGCATTTCCACATCCAAAGTGATTACATCGGGGCATTCCTTTTTAATTTTTTGCACAGCAAAATAGGGATCAGATGCAGCAGCAATTACTTCCAGTTCTGGATCGGAATTGATTAGATCACTCAATATCTGACGTACTACTGCTGAATCATCGACAACCAATACTCTTATCTTTTTGTTCATATCATCACCGTATTTGTTAATGACTGGTAAGTTCAAATGAACATTTTATTCTTTATATTATCACACAACTATTTCTCATGTTGAATGATTTTATTTTTGATAAACAGTTGGAGCAACAGTTTTAAACTTGGTGTTAAGACCATTTATTGTTTCAGAATGCCCCATAAAGAGAAAACCACCAGGGATAAGCTGTTCATAAAATTTCTCAACCAATTTTTTTTGTATATCTCTATCAAAATAGATTACTACATTCCTGCAAAAAATAACTTCAACTTTTTCTTTTAGTCGAAAATTATCAAGAAAGTTTAGTCTCCGGAATATCACTTTTGACCTTAACTCTGGAATTATACGTACAACTTTATTTGCCGGGTCTTTACTTTTTAACAAATACTTCTGTTTCATCTTCATTGGTATTGGGTCTATTCGTTCTTTACTGTATATGGCAATACGACCATGTTCTATTACTTTAGTTGATATGTCTGTAGCAAGTATTTTAAATTTAAAACTTCTGTTTTTTTCTGCAAAATCACTTAGTACCATTGCCAAAGTGTAGGGTTCTTCCCCTGTAGAACAGCCTGCACTCCAGAATTTAAAAGGCTCCCGTATTTCTGATGGCCGGTTTTTAATGAGCTCTGGGAGGACGGTGTCAATCAGATATTTAAAATGGTCTGGTTCTCTAAAGAAATCTGTTTTGTTGGTAGAAACAGCATTTATTAGGTTTATAACTTCATCTTTATCTTCTGTACTCTGAATAAATGCCCAGTACTCTTCAAAGGAGCTTATCTCCAGAGCACGGAGTCTCTTCATAAGCCTGCTTTGAACCATCAACCTTTTTCCTGGAGGCATTTTAATTCCACACTCAGATTGGATAAAACTTCCTAATTTTTTAAAAATATTTTCAGAAAGTACAACATCTCTAATTATTGTAGTTTTGGCTTTATACATTGTATATACTCTATTGTTTATACAATAATTCTTTGGTTACACATGATTCCGTGTCATGTACTAATCTTTTACAGTTATGAATTCTGCCTAATTACATATTTTACTCTGTCTGTATGTCTGATCATAAAAACTGGGATATTCTCCTAACTAAAAGTTTTAACATTTCTTTAGTTCGCGTAGTTGTATAATTCATCCTATTAGTTTCTTTTAATCACTACTTGTATATATCCTTTCCCTCTGATTGTTAAAAAACTTATACGATACCAGACATATACAATCAGCTATCTGTTTTAAACTTGATGTTCAGGGGCTATCTTAAAGCTGTTTTTTCAGATTAAGTCTTTCTTCCAGTCCTGCTAAGTTTTAAACATCTTAAAAATGTTTTTTTGATAGCCCCTTGTGCTTAATTCAGATTAAGTTGTTTCAGCAACAGCTTCTACTTTTTTTTCTTTTTTCTTTTTACTTTTACCTGAACTACCAGCTTCCTGAACTATAGTAAGTTCATCAGCAGAAAAGATTTTATTCAGGTTAAGTAGAATTATAAATCCTTCTTCATTTTTGCCCATTCCAGTGATAAATTCCGTATTTAGCCGTGTTCCTATTTTAGGGGCAGGCTCAATATCATCAGGAAGAAGGTCTATTACTTCATTTACAGAATCTACTAAACAGCCAAGAACAGTAAAATCTCCATCTAATTCTACTTCGACAATAATTATACATGTGTCGACTGTTTTTTCTATACAACCCATTCCAAATTTTCTCTTCATGTCTACAATGGGTACAACACTACCACGCAGGTTGATCACGCCACGCATAAAGTCAGGTGTTTTAGGCACTTTTGTTATTTTGTCAAAATCCAGTACAGACTGTACTGTGGCAATATCAAAGGCATAAGTCTCTTTATCCAACCTGAACGTAATGTATTGGTTGAGTTTACTAAGCCCTTCAACATTCATAATAATTTCTCCATTAAAATTAAAGACAATATTTAATTCTCAATTTTTTGTCTGTTTTAAAATTTTTCAAATTCCTTATCCTTATTATCATATTCATTGCCATTGCCATTGCCATTGCCATTACTATCAATATCAATGACAACTCCTGATTCTTCTTTTTCACCTGTTTTTATTCTGGTTTTTTTACCATTTCTTCCAGTTATATGTGATACATTAATTGTATGTTTTTGTTTGTTTATTTCCATTTTATTAGTTTGCTTTTGTCTAATGACATTGTCTCTAATCTTGAAAAATTCAATGGTTGCCTGAAGCTGCTGCGCCTGAGCGGCAAGTTCTTCGGAAGTTGATGCCATTTCTTCTGAAGCCGATGCATTCTGCTGTATCACTTTGTCAAGCTGCTGGATAGCTTGATTAACCTGTTCACTTCCAGTACGCTGCTCTGCACTGGAGGCGCTGATTTCCTGAACAAGTTCTGCTGTTTTCTGAATATCTGGTACCAGTTTGTCAAGCATTTCTCCGGCTTTTTTAGCTACATCAACAGTGTTACCTGCTAAATCACTGATTTCATTTGCTGCAGTACCACTGTGCTCTGCTAACTTACGTATTTCTGCAGCAACAACTGCAAAACCCTTACCTGCCTCACCTGCTCTGGCAGCTTCTATGGCCGCGTTTAGGGCCAGCATATTTGTCTGACGCGCTATCTCATTGATAATATTTATCTTTTCAGCAATATTAACCATTGCACTTACTGCTTCTTTTACTGAGCCGCCGCTTTCAATTGCATCTTTTGCAGCTTGCACTGCAATCTTTTCGGTTTGTTGTGCATTATCAGCATTCTGCTGAATATTAGAATCCATCTCTTCCATGGATGATGAAGCTTCTTCAGTGGAAGCTGCTTGTTCTGTGCTTCCCTGGGACAACTGTTGAGCAGTGGAGCTCAATTCCTCACTGCCTGCAGCTACATTTTCACCGGCAGAGCGAACTTCTCCTATAACGTTTGAGATATTCTCCAGCATTTCTTGCAGGGCAATCATCAGTTTATCCTCTGAAGATCGTTTTTCTGTTTTTTGAGTCAGGTCTCCAGCGGCAATTTTTTGTGCCAAAGATATTACTTCATTATCAGCGTAGATAAGCATATTCAGGTTGTTTATAATCCTATTGAATTCACCCTTATAATCATCAGTTATCTTCTCAGGAATGTCACCCTTGGAGATGCGGTCTACATACTCGGCTGTCACGTTCAAAGGACCGATAATTGCGTCAAGTGTGTTGTTTACGCCCTGGATGATCTTGCCAAAATCGCCCATATACTTGTCGGCTTCGCCACGAACATCAAGTTTGCCCTCTACTGCCGCATTTGCGAGACGGGCTGACTCATCGATCAATCCATTCAAAGCATCTATGCAGACGTTCAGGTTGTTCTTGACTTCGTTAAAATCACCTTTATAATCATCAGTTATTTTCTCAGGAATGTCACCCTTGGAGATGCGGTCTACATACTCGGCCGTCACGTTCAAAGGAGAAATGACAGCATCCAGAGTATCATTGACACCTTTTACGATTGCAGCAAATTCACCCTGGAATTTGCTGGCATCACCCCGGACATCAAGCTTGCCTTCGATCGCAGCTTTGGTGAGCATTCCGACTTCTGAGGCCAACTCACCCAGTTGTTTGTGAAAATTATTGTTTGTTTTTTTTCGTAATCCAAACATTGTGTTCTCCTTTAAATTTAGATTAATACTTATAAATTGGATATAAATCATTCAATTTATCTTCAATCAGTCTTTCGTAATAAGGTGTTCATACAATTTTCCTCCATCTTTATTGATAATTAAAATGTATACAAAAGCTAATAAAACTAAATTTTATTTTCTCCAAATCCAATTGCCGCTACCGCCATCAACAAAGTTCATCTTTCCCCAAAATCCTTTTGCTGTGAATCTTACACGGTCTGCAATGATGGTATCAAACGATTTTTTAAACATCTCAATCGTTTCTTTAGCATAACCGTGTCTTTCAAATTCCGGAAAAATATTTATCGAGTTAATGGTCAGTTTTTTACCCTCAATTAAACCTCTGACCTTGCCCACCCGGGTCTCACCACGATCAATGTTCATCCAATCAAAATCAGAATTATGCTGTTCACGGGATAGTAGTTTAAAAGTCAATTTTTCAGACATTCTTTTTCCCTTATAATTTTAATCCGGATAATTCGAACCCCTGGCAGAATGCCAATACATTTCTACCGAGGTCCGGTAGATAATATCCACCCTCTAATATGGCAAAGCGCCGTTTATGGCCCATTCTTTTTGTGAATTTATTTAAAATTCTGCCGATCTGATAAAAATCAAAAGTTGTCAATTTTTTTCCCACATCTTTTTCATAAGAATCGAAGCCGGCAGAAACTGCAACAATATCAACATGCTGAATATCAGCAGTAGTTTCTTCAATAATTTTCAGATAGTCTTTATTGTTATCAGCATACGGATTCAGAATTTTTGCCTCCTTCCAACCTGAAAGCACATTAATATTTCCATCTCCGGTATGAGCATCAAAATCCAGCAGGAATGCGCTGTTAATAAATCCATCTTCTTTCAATTTCAAAAGCGCTATGCCTATATTGCAGAACACACAATAACCCCATGCGGAATCTTTTGAGGCATGATGACCCGGCGGCCGTATGCAGGCAAATGCGGGTTGATCTTTAAGAGCAATCTTAGCTGCTAGTAATGCACCGCCTGCAGATAGAGAGGCCATGTTAAATAGCTTCGATTTCTTTTTGATTTCTTCAATATAATCCCGTGAATGAGCTAGTGATATATCCTGATAAGAAGCTGGTTCGGGAGTTATAATTTTATACTGTTTTTCTTCTTTTAAAGCTTCTATAATACTTTCCATACGATCCGGTATTGAAGCGCTATTTGAAGCATAATCAGAATGTTTAAAATTTTCATGAAAAACAATTTGCATTATTAACAGCCTTTTTCACATTAAGTAATGAAGAACGCAGACGTGCATTACAATTCTGAAACATAGGACTGCCGTGCCCAAAATAGATAGCACGGACATCCCTGCGAACAAGTTTTTCCATCGCGCTAATAAAACCTTTTTCATAAGTTCCATCAACCGAATCAATTATTATATTTGAATCACCGGCAAACAAAACGCCATCTTCCTCACAATACAGACAGATTGAATCGCTGCTATG
This genomic window contains:
- a CDS encoding cyclic nucleotide-binding domain-containing protein, encoding MYKELKVLIDAFFSDKTRVIKIKKGETFLKQGIFNDRLFFVKEGEFVGYIEGNNGERELFRIHRNQFLGVYSFFSKTFKSSATVVAVQDSTVSFIDQNVKYDIDHGEMNLFEQFMPVVVENLLQRQKHEIEIASEKEQALKMLKDAERLSSLGQMAAGIAHELNNAISVFGRNCAWMRKKISELIDKNNQQYADYFRIGIEKGRMFSSRQVRQRTKEIEAKYGFNESLSNKIAQTSLPVDFLLNESLKQEDIEELLNFWDMGSAFHDIKIATKHAVHVVKSVRALAEKKGSRRSDVDINESIRQALSLLSSPLRKVEVKLDFKYVPKVHANKGELVQVWLNIIKNGMESLTQEKVKNGRLSISTYLQNNKIVVTIEDNGPGIPNDLLPKIWQPDVTTKEKGIAFGLGLGLTIVERIVKSYNGDIGVKSRPGKTVFTISMPIL
- a CDS encoding chemotaxis protein CheD, which translates into the protein MPLIKEHYLYGGAIFADPHPYIVSTVLGSCVAVCLYDPVNRMGGINHYQLDLWNGTGLASPKFGNIAIQKLFEKMLKMGSRQSDLQAKIFGGASVIGNTQNLFQIGERNCEIAFSMLKELNIPIIASDVGGNQGRKIKFNTETGIVLMKKIKK
- a CDS encoding HAMP domain-containing histidine kinase — translated: MQHISDNDLLQELNRRFEENNRTIAKLNEVKEKLLIMNQKLADSEALKGNFLSNIRNEINNPLTAILGMAQYLMGNNEIDTKTVSEMSRMIYAEAFDLDFQLRTIFAAAEIEAGEAYLHISKVNITELILRTVQSFKHIALKKQVEIKCDINLPEQQGQPFLFTTDSEKIHLIFSNLLSNAIEYGQTSDKIDIKVWLQNNNLTISVKDYGIGINKADHEKIFDRFVQLDQGITKAHKGHGLGLSVVKNTIDFLEGTLTLESEKNKGCHFLVSIPEAQALDSDEGFSLDANEELF
- a CDS encoding chemotaxis response regulator protein-glutamate methylesterase, with translation MNKKIRVLVVDDSAVVRQILSDLINSDPELEVIAAASDPYFAVQKIKKECPDVITLDVEMPKMDGITFLKKIMSQHPIPVVMVSSLTGDGTDTALQAMRYGAVDIITKPQIGIKGFFEESKIHICDTIKAASHVNLKKLVKVQKIVPKLSADAVIPAITGHAMAKTTEKVIVVGASTGGTEALRVFLQAMPMDSPGIVIVQHMPEKFTKSFAERLDSLCAITVKEAENGNSVLRGHALIAPGNKHMLLKRSGARYYVEVKDGPLVNRHRPSVDVLFRSAARYGGKNVIGVIMTGMGDDGAKGMLEMKEAGAYNFAQNEQSCIVFGMPKEAIAAGGVDKIVSLESIASHVIKRAKS
- a CDS encoding protein-glutamate O-methyltransferase, producing the protein MYKAKTTIIRDVVLSENIFKKLGSFIQSECGIKMPPGKRLMVQSRLMKRLRALEISSFEEYWAFIQSTEDKDEVINLINAVSTNKTDFFREPDHFKYLIDTVLPELIKNRPSEIREPFKFWSAGCSTGEEPYTLAMVLSDFAEKNRSFKFKILATDISTKVIEHGRIAIYSKERIDPIPMKMKQKYLLKSKDPANKVVRIIPELRSKVIFRRLNFLDNFRLKEKVEVIFCRNVVIYFDRDIQKKLVEKFYEQLIPGGFLFMGHSETINGLNTKFKTVAPTVYQK
- a CDS encoding chemotaxis protein CheW, which translates into the protein MNVEGLSKLNQYITFRLDKETYAFDIATVQSVLDFDKITKVPKTPDFMRGVINLRGSVVPIVDMKRKFGMGCIEKTVDTCIIIVEVELDGDFTVLGCLVDSVNEVIDLLPDDIEPAPKIGTRLNTEFITGMGKNEEGFIILLNLNKIFSADELTIVQEAGSSGKSKKKKEKKVEAVAETT
- a CDS encoding histone deacetylase family protein yields the protein MQIVFHENFKHSDYASNSASIPDRMESIIEALKEEKQYKIITPEPASYQDISLAHSRDYIEEIKKKSKLFNMASLSAGGALLAAKIALKDQPAFACIRPPGHHASKDSAWGYCVFCNIGIALLKLKEDGFINSAFLLDFDAHTGDGNINVLSGWKEAKILNPYADNNKDYLKIIEETTADIQHVDIVAVSAGFDSYEKDVGKKLTTFDFYQIGRILNKFTKRMGHKRRFAILEGGYYLPDLGRNVLAFCQGFELSGLKL